From the genome of Leptospira koniambonensis:
ACTGAATAAAGACCGCGCTCCTATTCCTATGGAACTTGCGGTTGCGGCAGTTCATAACCATTTGATCCGTAATAAAAAACGTGCTGCTACAAGCATTCTTGTAGAAACAGGATCTGCATTCGAAATTCATAATGTGGCTGTTCTACTTGGATACGGTGCTTCCGGAGTGAATAGTTATCTGATCTGGGATACTCTTCACGACCTATGGACCAAGGGAGACTTTGATGCAGAAGACGGCACTCGTCCTTCTTTTGCTTCTCTTTGCACAAACTACCGTGCAGGTGTGGACGACGGACTTCTGAAAATCATGTCCAAGATGGGAATTTCTATCATGTCTTCCTATGTGGGTGGACAGGTATTTGAAGCAATCGGACTTTCTAGAACTCTGATCTCTAAATACTTCCCAGGAACTTATTCCAGAATTTCTGGAATTGGTATCGGTGGTATCGAGCAAAATATTCTACGCAACCACGACTCTGCATTCAACAAAGAGATTAACCCTGAAGACTTTATCTCTGAAAAAGATGACCAACCTCATAGATGGTCTCCTAAAGTAGTAAAATTCATCCGTAAAGCTGCGGTTGATAATGACTACGAAGCATTCTTAGAAGCTTCTAAATTAATGGAAGAAAGTGATCCGATCAATATCCGAGATCTATTCGATTTCGTAGATCGTGCACCTGTTCCAATTGAAGAAGTAGAAACAGTTTCTGAGATCCAAAAACGTTTTTTAACTCCTGGTATGAGTCATGGTGCACTTTCTATCGAAGCTCACACTGACCTTGCAATTGCAATGAACCGTTTGGGAGCAAAGTCTTCCTCCGGAGAAGGTGGAGAAAGTCCATCTCGTTACGTTGTAGATGAGAAAGGGGACCTCGCGAACTCTTCTATCAAACAAGTAGCTTCCGGAAGATTCGGAGTGACTTCTGAATATCTAAACTCTGCAAAAGAGTTGGAGATCAAGATTGCTCAGGGAGCAAAACCTGGAGAAGGTGGACAACTTCCAGGTAAGAAGAATAATGAGGAGATCGCGACTAACCGTCATACTCCTCAGGGAATCGACCTGATTTCTCCTCCACCTCACCACGATATTTATTCTATCGAGGACTTGTCTCAGTTGATCTATGACTTGAAACAGGCAAACCATACTGCTCAAGTATCAGTTAAACTGGTATCTGAAGCTGGAGTGGGAACGATCGCTGCCGGTGTTGCGAAAGCAAACGCTGACGTGATCTTGATCTCGGGGCATGTGGGAGGAACTGGAGCAGCTTCTCTTACTTCTATCAAACATGCTGGATCTCCTTGGGAGCTTGGTCTTTCTGAAACACATCAAGTTTTAGTAATGAACGGATTGAGAGATAGAGTTGTTCTCCGTACTGATGGTGGTATCGTTTCCGGAAGGGACGTGATCATCGCTGCATGTTTAGGTGCAGAAGAGTATGGAATTGGAACTGCTTCTCTAGTGGCATTGGGTTGTATCATGGCGAGAAAATGCCATTTGAACAATTGTCCTACAGGAATTGCTACCCAGGATCCTAAGTTCAGAGCGAAGTATAAAGGATCTCCTGATCAAGTCGCTACTCTAATGACACTTCTTGCAATGGAAGTTCGTGAGTATCTTGCGAAGCTTGGATTCCGCTCCATGGATGAGATCGTAGGAAGAACAGACCTTCTGAAACAAATTACTCGTTATGAGCAAGACCGTTTAGATTCTTTGGACTTGAATCCGATTTTAGTACGTCTTCCTCTTCTTTACGATCCTAAGAAGAAAAAAGACAGATTCGTAAGAAGAGAATCTGTTGGAGAAGTTTTAGATGATCGTATCCTAAAAGATGCGGAGCCTGCGTTAGAAGGAAAAACCTCCATGTCTCTTTCTTATTCTGTGAAGAATACGAACAGAACCGTGGGAGCAAAAGTTTCCGGAATTATCGCACGTAAATACGGATCCAAAGGTCTTCCTGGAAAACTAGAAATCATTCTGGAAGGAACTGCTGGCCAGTCCTTAGGAGCATGGCTCGTGAAAGGAGTGCAGATCACTCTTCACGGAGATGCAAACGACTATGTAGGAAAAGGACTCTGCGGTGGAACGATTGTGATCCGTAAACATAGACGTTCCAAACTGAAAGCATATGAGAACGTGATCATCGGTAATACCTGTCTTTACGGTGCTACTTCTGGAAAACTTTTCAGTTCAGGTAGAGCTGGTGAAAGATTCGGAGTTAGAAACTCTGGAGCGGACGCAGTAGTTGGCGGAGCGGGTGACCACTTCTTAGAATATATGACCAGTGGAACCATCGTTTGTTTAGGAACAGTTGGTAAGAATATGGGTGCCGGTATGACTGGAGGAAAAGCTTACTTCTTCCAAAAAGACTGGGAATTAGAACCTTTAATCAATAAAGAATATGTGAAAATCGTGGATCTTGAGAATGAAGATTACGATATCATAAAGTCTTTGATTACTGAACACACTAAGTTGACCGGATCTGAACTTTCAGAAGAGATCTTGAAAACTTGGGATGCTTCTAAAAAATATTTTGTGAAAGTTACTCCTAAATAAAGTAACTCTAAAAATAGCCAATCAGACCAAAGGGCAAGGTTGCGATGAGTTCGATCTGAATTCGGACTTAAAAGACCTTGCCCTCTCTGTGTACGGATGGTAGACTGGTTTAAGCATTCGTCTTGCTGAAAGGAAAGATACGAATTGTTACGATTGCATATAATTCTGGCGTTTGTGGCAACAGCCTTGCTCTTTGCCGTCGCAGATAGACAGCAGAGGCGGGACAGAGAAGAACCTGATTTCTCTTCTTCTCCATTACTAAGTGTGATGGAGGGGGAAATTTCCGACCACAGCACTCATCCTACATTTAAATTTTCATTTTCGGATCTCAAGGGACGAGCTAGAGCATTATCTAAACTACGTTACATTCCTCCTAAACATTCCACTACAGACTTTTTGAAAGGTCTGCCTTGGAACCAATACAAGAACATTTTTTTTCGTCCTGAAAAATCAGTTTGGAAGAAGGAAGGAAATCCTTTCCAGCTGCAGTTTTTGCATCCTGGACATTTATATAATACGAATATAAGAGTTTTTGAAGTGAGAGGGGACTTTGCGAGAGAGATCGTTTATGATCCTTCTTCTTTTGATCTATCTAAACTAAAGGGTGTGGGAGAACTTCCACCTAATTTAGGTTATTCGGGATTCAAAATACATTTTCCGATCAATACACAAGAACACACGGATGAATTTGCAGTTTTCCAAGGTGCAAGTTATTATAGGATCATTTCTAAAAAACAATGGTATGGACTTTCTGCTCGAGGAATTGCAATCAATACGGGTATGCCTTACCCGGAAGATTTTCCTTCTTTCAGGGAATTTTATATAGTTAAACCCGATAAGACTGACTCTACAATCACAGTTTACGCTCTTTTAGATGGAAGAACTGCGACGGGTGCTTATGAGTTCCAGATCACTCCTGGAAAAGTTTCTGCGGTAAAAGTTAATGCCGAGGTCATCCTTAGGACCAAGGTAGATCGACTCGGGATTGCACCTTTGACCAGTATGTATTGGTATAGTGAGACCAGAGGAATTCCAAAAGGACAGGCTTATCCTGAGTCTCATGATTCAGATGGATTATTGATCCATTCAGGAAAAGGAGAATGGATCTGGAGACCTCTGGACAATCCAAAAAGAAGCACAACGTATTCTTTCTCGGATGAAAACCCAAGAGGATTCGGACTAATCCAAAGAGATAGAGAATTCCAAAATTATCAACATAGCGAAATGAAATACCAACTTAGGCCGAGTGCTTGGGTAGAGCCAGAAGTTCCTTTTGGAAAAGGTTCAGTTCATCTTTTGGAAAATCCAACGGTCCAGGATTCTGATGATAATATGGGTGCATACTGGATGCCGGAACCTATTCCTCAGCCTGGAGTTCCATTCGATTTTTCTTATACAGTTCGTTGGCCGGATACTGATCCTCTTCCTGATTCTATGGCAAAGGTAGTGGCGACTCGGATAGGAGACGCACAAGGAGAGCCTGATCTGAAAATGTTCTATGTGGATTTTAAAAGTTCCAGCTTAAGTTCTTTGGATCCATTTGCATATATCCAGGCGAGAATAGATACAGGAGAAAATGCAGAATTATCCGAATATTCGGTCCAAAAAATAGAAGAGACTGGGGTATGGAGATTAACTTTCGGAGTTTATCCTAAAAATAAATTTAAGGCCTCCGATCTAAAGGCTGCATTAAGCAGAAACCAAGAAATCATTTCTGAAACCTGGAATTTCGTACTTGAGCCGAACTAAAAAAAAGCAAGAAAACTTGAGTGACTCAGGTTCATTAGAAAATCTTCATCTTTCGAAAGAATGGGAACGGCTGGAACTTTATTTAAGAGGAATGGGAATAGAAGATAGTTTAGAGATCCAAAATACCCTCTCCAAGGTTTTCGAAAAATCCAAATCTTCCGACAAAAATATATTCGAAATTTTCAAAGAAGAAACATCCGTAAAACTACATCGTGATTGGGAGAGCAGCCTTCCTCCTTTAGAACCAGGTTCCATGGTTCCGAGGCCGATCGATTTTGGACCACTCGCAGATCTTGCTTCTCCTTCTGCAGAAAAACCTGAGCCAGTTGCATTGGTCCTTACTGCATTATTCTGGGCCACGGTTTATATCTCTCTGGCAGTCTGGTACTTCTCATGAATACGGAAACTTTTCCTACAAGTATACCTGAGCCAGAAGGTATTTTAAAAGAGGCATTCGATTCTAGAAAGTTTACGTATAGAAGATTAGGATTTGTTGGAGTTCTTGGACTTCTATCCTTATTCGGGATCTATTTAGAATATCGTTTTCTTCTAATAAACGGGATCTCTCCTTTGGAATGGGCAACACTTTTGCTCTTCTGCTTTTTATTTCCTTTATTAGCGTTTGGAGCAACCACTGCGATCTTCGGGACAATCCAAAGAATTAGAGGAGGGGATCCTACGCGTATTTCTGGTTTGATTTCAGGCCAAACTGCAAGCCCGAAGGAACTCCCACCAACGGCGGTAGTCATTCCAATCCACTGTGAAGATGTAGCAAGAGTTGCAGCAGGTTTAGAATCCATGATGAAGTCAGCGGCTTCGGTTGGCTTAGGGGAAAACCTAGACTTCTTCTTATTATCTGATACAACTGATCCGGATATTTGGCTGCAAGAGGAGAAAGCATTCTCAAAACTTTCTAGAAAGCCGGAA
Proteins encoded in this window:
- the gltB gene encoding glutamate synthase large subunit, with the translated sequence MLNLDEQLRIQKYLEENGLYDKSFERDNCGVGFVASYKGESNHRVVSMGLKAVACLTHRGAVDADMQTGDGAGIMIRIPKKLFAKYIEEMGHRRPDEDSIGVGMVFLPREDIDKQDVCRSLIESALMQFNFKLYAWRYVPVNPEVLGPKANASRPQIEQVLIGKPDGMSNEDFETKLFLIQKKVMRDALKLSMSEDFYICSFSSERITFKGLFNGNQVSQFYEDLKSEEMVSPYCIFHQRYSTNTFPSWALAQPFRVLAHNGEINTIVGNRIWMLAREEELACEKWGEFQKEIHPIIRPHLSDSASLDNAMEAIVRSGKDVLHAKAMLIPNAWSKNVQMSEGLKSFYEYNNTLTEPWDGPAALAFAEGDWVGGSLDRNGLRPARYVVTEDGLVVMGSETGLVHIDEEIITKKGRLGPGDMLAINLKEGKIYFNEDVNALFEKKYDYREWSKENVEYLDQTIDESITKTVTYSGDDLRRRQILFAYSPYKQKAVIKPQAIAGKEAIGSMGDDTPLSILMLSRIGLYTYFRQRFAQVTNPPIDYLREKGVTSLYTRLVKKTNLFADEKPQNCLVLSHPYLTNLGLQRIRDKDGKQYKVVTLDATFEAHHEEGAARNYLELALDQLLANAVKSAEEGVNILILSDKKLNKDRAPIPMELAVAAVHNHLIRNKKRAATSILVETGSAFEIHNVAVLLGYGASGVNSYLIWDTLHDLWTKGDFDAEDGTRPSFASLCTNYRAGVDDGLLKIMSKMGISIMSSYVGGQVFEAIGLSRTLISKYFPGTYSRISGIGIGGIEQNILRNHDSAFNKEINPEDFISEKDDQPHRWSPKVVKFIRKAAVDNDYEAFLEASKLMEESDPINIRDLFDFVDRAPVPIEEVETVSEIQKRFLTPGMSHGALSIEAHTDLAIAMNRLGAKSSSGEGGESPSRYVVDEKGDLANSSIKQVASGRFGVTSEYLNSAKELEIKIAQGAKPGEGGQLPGKKNNEEIATNRHTPQGIDLISPPPHHDIYSIEDLSQLIYDLKQANHTAQVSVKLVSEAGVGTIAAGVAKANADVILISGHVGGTGAASLTSIKHAGSPWELGLSETHQVLVMNGLRDRVVLRTDGGIVSGRDVIIAACLGAEEYGIGTASLVALGCIMARKCHLNNCPTGIATQDPKFRAKYKGSPDQVATLMTLLAMEVREYLAKLGFRSMDEIVGRTDLLKQITRYEQDRLDSLDLNPILVRLPLLYDPKKKKDRFVRRESVGEVLDDRILKDAEPALEGKTSMSLSYSVKNTNRTVGAKVSGIIARKYGSKGLPGKLEIILEGTAGQSLGAWLVKGVQITLHGDANDYVGKGLCGGTIVIRKHRRSKLKAYENVIIGNTCLYGATSGKLFSSGRAGERFGVRNSGADAVVGGAGDHFLEYMTSGTIVCLGTVGKNMGAGMTGGKAYFFQKDWELEPLINKEYVKIVDLENEDYDIIKSLITEHTKLTGSELSEEILKTWDASKKYFVKVTPK
- a CDS encoding glucan biosynthesis protein, with protein sequence MLFAVADRQQRRDREEPDFSSSPLLSVMEGEISDHSTHPTFKFSFSDLKGRARALSKLRYIPPKHSTTDFLKGLPWNQYKNIFFRPEKSVWKKEGNPFQLQFLHPGHLYNTNIRVFEVRGDFAREIVYDPSSFDLSKLKGVGELPPNLGYSGFKIHFPINTQEHTDEFAVFQGASYYRIISKKQWYGLSARGIAINTGMPYPEDFPSFREFYIVKPDKTDSTITVYALLDGRTATGAYEFQITPGKVSAVKVNAEVILRTKVDRLGIAPLTSMYWYSETRGIPKGQAYPESHDSDGLLIHSGKGEWIWRPLDNPKRSTTYSFSDENPRGFGLIQRDREFQNYQHSEMKYQLRPSAWVEPEVPFGKGSVHLLENPTVQDSDDNMGAYWMPEPIPQPGVPFDFSYTVRWPDTDPLPDSMAKVVATRIGDAQGEPDLKMFYVDFKSSSLSSLDPFAYIQARIDTGENAELSEYSVQKIEETGVWRLTFGVYPKNKFKASDLKAALSRNQEIISETWNFVLEPN